TTCCGACAATGAGAGGGAGACTTGAGGGAGTATCGCCTGTCGAATCGGACTTTCGTTGTTGTATTGATCGATGGCAGAGATGCCGTAAGTGACACTTTCACCGGTATAGTAACTATCGGTATAGATTGTTCCCGGCGTTGGAGCTGCAAAGACTTTCTGACCATTGCGGTAAATCCAGTAGCCGACGATATCCGTACCGCCATCGGCATTATTCCAGGTCAGTTGCGGGCTTGATCCGTCAATATAGGTCAGAACCAGTTGCGACACCGGAGACACGGGAAATTCAATTTCGACACTTGCACAGGGGGGGCTTTCATTGCCTGCTTCGTCAAGCGCCGTCACCGCATAGTGACGCTGGGCGGTTGTCGGCGAAGCGTCAACACCTTCCACGCCGGTGGCTTCAGCGACCCGGGTTAATCCCGCAATGGAGGTGATCACCTCGTTGCTGCGATAAAGACGACAATGTGCCGCTTCTTCGCTGCCCTCAGCCGCGTTCCATGTCGCCTGGACACCGCTGCCGTCAAGAGATAATTCCAGATTGACCGGAGAAGCGGGAGGCAGTCGATCCGAGATTGCGGAGACACTCGGACTCAAAGCACTTTCGCTGTCAAGAAGACCGAGAGCACTGACGACGTAGAAATAGTTGCCATCTGCTGACGGCAGATCGGTGTAGGTCGTTTCCGTGAGATCAGTCAACAGGAGGTAATCGCCGCCTTCACTGTCCTGGCGATACAGCCGGTAGTGTTGTGCGCCGGTCACCCCTTGCCATGTCAACGTAATATGACCACCGGCCAGGCTTTCGGCGGCTAACCCTTGTGGAACTTCTGGTGCCGGTGGCAGGTCTTCGTAGAGAATCAGGCTCTGGCCGACAGCAACCGTTGTGCCGATATTGCCGAAGCCGTCGCGTGCATCGAGAAGGGAGAAGGTGGCTTCCCCTTCGGCCAGAGAGGAGAGGTCAATACGGCCTTGCCAGTGTCGACTGTCGCCGTTTGGCTGAATTGATGTGACGGAGACGGCTTTTCCGGCGCTGTCTGTGAGTTGCATCAGCGGCGTGTTCGTGACATTTTCGTTGAATTCAACGTCAACATCCACCGTCGCACCAAGTTGAGCGATTTGGAGCGGTTCTTTGATGGTGGCGATAGGGCCGCGCACATCTAATAATGGCCCGGCACCTTGTTGTGTGCCGCGATTGCCAATCAGGTCTTTGCCGGAAAACTTCCAGGTTAAGGGGCCGTTGGGGCTTGTCGCGTCAATCTGCATTGATGACGTGTAGGTGACCTCGTCTTTGGCGGTCAGACTGAGAACAATCGGTGAACCTATTTGGGGTTCAAGGCTTAAAAACGGTTTTTCAATCAGCGGTTCGCTGACGGTTAATTGAATGAGGTAGGTGCCGGGACCGGTGGCCGTTGATCCATTGACCGTTTGACCGTCTTGACTGAACGTCAGTGCCGTGACTTGCGGTGCTGTTCGGTCTGATTCTGCTTCAACAACCACTGAAAGTGGACTCTCATTACCGGCGGCATCAACCGCTGAAACGGCGTAAAAAGAGCCGTCATCGCTGGATGGAATGGTCTGATAGAACATGTAGCCAACCGGATTGGTATTCACCCGGCTGACGCCAGCTTCTGAGGTAGAGGCAAACGACTGAGACGCCGTGTAAATATTATAGCCGGACGGCACTTCACCGGCACCGTTTTGCCAACTCAGCTGAATTGAGCCACCTGCTTGAGCTTTGGCGCTAAGATTGATTGGAGCTGGCGGGGCACCGGTATCGACGACAACGGGATAGTTGGCACTGTAGGGGCTGTCGCCGCCTCGGTGGGTGGCTTTGACCGTGAGCAGATTTCTGCCTTCGATCATGGCAATGCCGTTGAAATTAAACGTACCGTTTTGTGTGGCCGCAGTCTGACCGACTACCGCACCATTGACTTTTAAGGTGACGGTTGAGAACAGTGGCGCTGTACCTGCCAGAGAGATCAACGTCGCTGGTGATGTGCTTTCAATGGTGTGGGTGGTGATTGACGGCGTGGCCGGTGAAGACAGGGAAACAATGACCGAACGGATTTCTTCGGTCAGATTCCCCAGGCTGTCGCTGGCGATGACTTTTACTGTGTGATTACCGTCACTGGCGTCAACAACATTCCAGAAATAATTGAGCGGAGACATGCCATTGGCGGCAACGCGCTCTCCATCAATATAAAGTTCGATCATCTGCAGGGCGCTTTCAGCATCCGCAGCAGCGATTTCAAGGGTCATTGGTGTGGTAATAATCTGTCCGTTAACCAGGTTAAACAGACTAATTACCGGCCCACCGGTATCTTCGCGTGGACTTGCGCCGAGACTCTCGCACACCGTATTTTCGGCACCGGAGGTGTTGACGACGGTGACGGCATATTGGTAGGTCACTCCATTGAGTAGAGCTGTGTCGAGATAGGAGGTGCTGCTCTGCGCGGCAATGGCCACCATGGTGGAGACATCCGTTTGCGTCTGCGAGGACTGAAGACGGTAGATTTTGTAATAAGCCACAGCCGTGGAATCCACAGCCTGCCATGTCAGGTTGATCATATTTTTGCCGGGCACTAAGGTGAGGCCGGTGGGGTTGTCAAGGCGGGTCACAGCTTCGACAATACTCCCGGAGCTTTCATGGCCGGCGCCATCGCGTACGGAGACCTTGAATTTATAGTGGGTGGCATCGGTCAGGCTGCTTACCGTGTAAGAGGTTTGCTCTTTGGCCAAAACGATTCCGGCATCATAACCGCTGCCGCCGTCCATGTAGACAATTTGTTCGGCCAAGTCGCCGCGGGAATCAATGCTTGCCGTCCATGTCAGTGTGATTGAGTTTCCTGTCACGCTGTCATACTGGGCTGTTGCTGTCAGGGCGCGGACATTTTCCGGTGCCGCGCTGTCGACCGGGATTGCCATTGTGGTGAAAACAGCTTGCTCCGAGTTGCCGCTGGTATCGACGGGTTCTACGGCGAAATAATACGTGATCCCTTCGGTCAGGCCGCCGACCATGAATGCTTTTTCACCTTTTTCAGCCGTACCGATAGCCGTGAGTCCACTGAGTGTCGTGAATTCGCTGGTGCTGTAATAGACCCGGTAGTAGGCAATATCCTGTGTTTCAATATAGGCTGGCCAGCTGAGGTAAACTTCTGTACCTCGTCCGTTGCCATCCGCCTGCAAAACACCCGACGCAAGGGCCGATGGCGCATCTTCATCATAAATCAGATCGACGGAGCGTGTGGTACTGTTGCCGATACTGTCTGTGGCCACGAAGACACAGCGGGTGACGACACCGGCATTTAAGGTTACTTCATGCGACCAAGTCGATTCGAGATCATCGACACCAATAATCAACTCATCATTCAGAGTCACGCTGCATCCAGGTTCTTTGCGTCCTGAAAGAAGTTGGCTGGCATTCGCCGATTGCATTTGATAACTGTCGATTGTGAATGTCGGCGGTGTTGTGTCCAAAGTGATGGTCGACGTGATGGGCAACGACTGGTTGTCGGCGGCATCCACGGCCGTGACCGCCAGAGTGTTTTCTCCTTCGGTCAGCGGATAATTGACTTCCCAGGTGGTCAGTTGCCCCATGGGGAAGCGCGTCACGCCGTTGATCATGATGGCCGTGTCCGCAGGTTTGCTGCCGTGAAGAATTTGCGTAGCCTGACGTGTCGGCGACGCCACATCGAAAATTGAAGGCGATTCAGGAGGCAGCGTGTCGAGAGTAAACGTCTCCAGTGTTTGCTCGGCCATGGTATTGCCCGCCTGGTCTTGGGCACCGGCAATAATCACTTCATAGTTGCCGTCACCGGTTTCTTCCGTGAACGTAAATGTTCCCTGCCAGGTGTCGTTATCAATCCAGTAACCGGTATTGCCGTCGCTGCCTAAGCCGACAACCGTTCCGGATTCAAGGGCGAAATTGTCAAGAACGGCATCCAGACTCGACGGCAAATCGGTCTGGCCGCAACGACCGGCAAGTTCTATAGTCGCATTGGCGTCGCTAACCGTGCCCTGACAGATTTCGATAAAATCATCTTCCGCCGACGAGGCGTACCAGCATTGAAGCAGCGTGTCGTTGCGGGTAATCCGCAAAATACCGCTGGTGTCGGCCGTTGCCATCTGATTATCGGCCAGAATTGAGCCCGCTTTTTGGATCAGTCCACGGAACTGGTCACCGGAGTAGATGCCACGGGCAACGCGGACAAAGTAGCCGTCATCAAAGTTAAGTTGCAGACCGATGCCGTCTCCCCAGACACCTCCCAGAGCGGTAAGCGCGTAATCAATTCGGATGTCGAAATCTCCGGCCAGTTTCCATTTGCCGACAAGGCGCGGCCATTCTGTGCCGGTGCTTTGGTCGATAGTCATGCGCAACGCGCCGTCCTGCAGTTGAATCCGGCTGTTCTCACTATTGAGAACCTGCCATCGTTGCTGTTGCGGCTGGGCACCGTCGTCACCGCTGAAATCATCGCCGACGGTTGGAATTGGCGTCGCACTGCCGACAATGTAATAACTGCTGTCAAACAAAACGCGTAATTTGCTCAGGCTGACCACCGGATGGACGGAGGTGTCCATTTTTTCGTTAAAGTTGAATTGAAACGTTACGGTTTCGGCTCTGTGCGGGGCCGGCGGCGTCATTGTCATGCCGGAAACGGAAGAAGCGGTACGATCAAGCCGGAAACTGAATAGAACCGGACCACTGTTGCCGAACGTATCCATTGCACTGAGTTGGACGCGATAAAGGCCCTGTTCCAGTTCGTTGGCCGGGATAAAATGCAGGGTTTCGTTCTCGTGAGACCAAGCACCTTCGATCAGGGAACCCGTTTCATCCTTGACGACGGCAGTGGCCATACTGCCGGAAAAGTCGACGGCACTGTACTGGTCGGTAAGGGTCACGCTGATGTCATCAAGCGTGCCGACAACGGCATCCATCGCCGGAACCGAGTTGCTGATTACCGGTGCCGAGTTGTCGCGAATAACCGTGACGATCAGCGGCTCACAGAGGTTGCCCGCGTCATCCGCAGCCACCAGGTAAAAGGTGTTTTCCCCTTCACTCAAGGGTAGCTCGACAATCCAGTTCGCGGTGGATGTGAACTCAGAATATTCCCAGCCGTTGATGAAGAAACGGGATGGTGCTTCTTTATTCCCCGACAGGGTGATGGTTTCCGTTGCCACCGGTGATGTAAACGGTTCAATACCGGGCTGCGCCGGTGGGGTGATGTCGACCTGAAGTGTGAGGAGAGTCGTTTCACTCATGTTTCCGGCGTTGTCGAGTGCATAGACCGAAAAAGTTGTTTCTCCCTGTTCTAGGTTGTCGGCATCCGCTTGCCAGCGCTTTTCGCTGGGATAAATGGGTGTCGAAACCGTGCCGCTGGTTGCACTGAACACAACGGCAACGGTGTCGGCGCTTTTATTCCCTTGCAGGGTGATGCCGCCGCCGACGGTGTCCACCGGATCAAAGGTCGGCGCGGACGGAGGGATACTGTCGAGGGTAAAGCCGATATTGATCAGTGACTGATTGCCGAGACTGTCCGTGGGGAAAATAGTGGCAATATAGTGACCGTCCGCAATAAGGGCTTGTGGGGTGAATATGATTGAGGTCCCACCGTCAGCACTCCAGGCCCCGGCAATTGCTTCGCCGTTTCCGTTGACCAGGGTGGCGTTGGCCGTCGTTGCTGTTGGATCAATCTCAGCATAGTTGTCGTCCAGAACAAAGGTGACCAGGTCGGCCCGGTTGGTTATTGCACCATCTGCGGGTAATGAGGACACCAGCGTTGGTGCCTGCTCATCGCGAATGACGGTGACAATGGCGGGATCACTTTCGATACCGTATTGATTGCGGGCGGTAAAACTGATCAGGTTGGGGCCGGGCTCCAGAGGAACGTCCAGTTGCCAGTCGGTTTCACTGTTGAGATCGATCTTTTTGATTCCTTTGACCCACAATGAGGTGTCCGCTTCTTTGGTGCCGGACAGGCTCAGTGTTGCGCTGCTGACCAGGGCGGGATAGGCGTTAACGACGGGCTGTTCCGGTGGTGTGGACTGCAGGGTAACCCTGTTGTAAATTCCGGTAATCTCTTCAATCGTCAGGGCGCGTGTATAAAGGGCGATTTCATCAAGTTGGCCGTTGTAAAACTCATTATCCCCGGCATGGTTGCAGCCAAATTCGAGATAGCTTCCAGTGACGGACAGGGGGTTGTTTTCAAACGACGTCGACGCGGCGACCTGGCCGTTCACATAAAGTGTGGCCTCATGATCGGTATAGACCAGAGACACAAAGACCCAGGTGTTCAACGGCACGGAACCCGCGTTGGTTTTTAACTCTTCGCTGTCAACGGTGCGACTCCAGTTGTGGCGATAACGGACGCTCTGGTCTTCTTCATACCAGAGTTCCCAGACGCCGTCGGATTCGGTGCTGCAGTTCACCAATCCACCCTGTTTCGCTTCATGGGCATAGACCCAGGCGCACAGGGTAAAATGGGTCGTCTGGTCTAAACCGTTGGGTGACTCGATAAAGACGAAATCATCGCTGCCGTCGAATTCACCGCTTTGGGAACCGACTTTTTTGACGGTGCTGAACGCCACGCCGTTGCGACCCAAACCGTGATTGGCGCTGCCGGAGGAGTCGCCCCAGTCGCCATCCATGTGCCACAGGCCGATCTGGTCGCTGTCGCCGATATTGGCTGGTTGCAGGGCGACGATGACGGGGTGGCTGATGATCTCTCCATCCAGCCCTGCGGGGATAGCCACGCTGACCGGCTGACTGGTGAGTTGGCCATCCATGCCTGTGGGGATGACGACGCTGACCGGAGCGCTGCTGAGCTGTCCATCCATGCCGGTGGGGATCACCACACTGAGCGGTTTTGAAAGAGTGTCGGCCCGAAGCTCGGCCGTGAGTGCCGTGACGAGGAACAGGGCGACTGCAAAGCAAAACAGCAGCCTGAGGATGAACGAAATCGGGGCGGAAATATTGGATGGGTGTGTCATGAGAAATCTGTTCATGCTCCAGGCCTGTCAGCAATGGATCGCGATAAAATAACAGCAGCAAGCCCGGTAGGCCGCTACGGGGTCAGTGTCGTAAGAGGTTGCCGGGGGGGGCGAGAGCAACCCCGAAACCCGGCAACGGAGATCACGGCTGTGCGTGATCAGGATGACGCCGGGAACTCTTTGCCGCCTTCCGTGATATAGGTCACGTTGGCGTGCTCACCCAATGTGGCCGCGACCCGCATCTGCACCACGCGCTCACCGTTGATGTAAAACGGGTCGAGCAGGGCGGTGGTGAGATCGTAGGTGACAAACGCGGTGATCACCGACGGATAGGCCGTGGAGATATTAAGATCAATGGTGGTTGCCGAGTTTTCCAGAGTGCCGGTCAGGGCACCGGTGGCGCTGGTGGTGCTGCCGACGGCGGGATTGGCTTTAAGCGTGACCGTCGTGTTTACCGGGATATTGACGGCCTGAACAATCACCGCTACCGGGTTGGTGACATTGTAGGGCAGGGTGATGTCGGGAGCGCCGAAGTCGCCGCCCGGAACCGAAGGGGCGCTGACCCCGGCAATGGATTTGATGGTCAGGCTAGGCATGTCCGGCGGCGTCACCGCATAGGGGTAGCCCAACGACATGGGCGGGGTAGTGCTGGCCGTGCGGGTGATGGTTGAGGCTTCGAGGCGGATACGACCCACTGAGCCGGTGCCGGAGTAGACATTAGAATAGGTTTTAACTCCTCCACCTCCAGCGGCACTGATGGTACCGTCACCGGAAATGGTGTTGGCGATGAGTCGGATGGCACCACCGCCACCGCCACCGCCACCGCCACCATTGCAGCCGTAAGATGCATGTACGTCCTCACCATTGGCCCCTTTGCCACCATTGGCATAGAGAGCGCCCGTGACGCTAATGGTCCCTGATGAGGCAATAACCATGGCGCCACCGCCACCACCTCCAGCGCCTGCGACATAGGTGCTGGTGCCGCCACCACCGCCGCCACCGGAGCCGCCGAGCAGCGGCAGCAAGCGTTCATTGCCGTAGGCCGGGCCGCCACTGCCACCGGGGAATTCAGAATAGCTACTTTTACCATTATTCCCTTTTGCTGCATGGCCACCACCGCCGCCTGAGCCTGCATAGGTAGTCCTGTCACTTCGTCCTGTACCGCCGTAGCCGCCGCCCGGCCCTTCACCGCGGCGTCCGGTCTGCTTGGCCGCCGCACCTACGCCACCGTCAAAGCCGCCGGGGCCACCTTCGCCGGGGATGATGTAGTTGCCGGGCTGACCGCTGACGCTGATAGTGCCGGCAATGGTGACATTGCCGGTGGCGAGCAGGGTGACGCCAGTGTTCTGGGCGTTCTTTTTAAAGGTCAGGGTCGCTCCCTCATCGACGGTGATGGTGGTGAAGTTGAAGACACCATCGTCCGGCAAGGGGAGTTGCGTATCCTGAGTGACGTGAAGAGCACCGTCCGCGCCGGTACTGCCACTGGTAAAGGCGGCAAATGCCGGTGAGGTCACGGCACACAGGCCGCACAGCAGTGCCCAGACGAGGGGTCGAATCTTGAACATGTTTGCCTCCGGTTTGAGAAAGACCAAGAATAAGTTTTTAAATTACAATGGGTTATCGTCTTATTGTGGAGTGTGTATCATTTTTGTTTTAAATGTTGCCTTGTGTTTATTAATTTAAGTTTGTTAGCATATTCATGCAATTAATCCTTGTCAATGTTTATTATATAGTTTAAATCTGTAGGCCTTATTTGAAAGTCTGATGTGTAACTTTACAGATTTACGTATCTTGTTGGTCTCGGTTTACTCACCTTAAGGGGACGATAGCTGTATCTATTTGAGCTGCCGGTGTGTCAGTTGGGCGGCAGGTGAGATGAAGAGCAAAGCCTCGAATCCGTGACAGTTGTTTTATTGAAACAGTCAACGATTGAAAGTGTCGTTTTGTCCGAGCAGAGTCCGCAGATTGATACGGCATGTCCGAAATGTGGTTTCGCTAATTGTCGTGGTAGTGACAGTTGTGCCCGTTGTGGCGTTATTTTCGCCAAAGTGAAGCACCGGTCAGCGCAACAACCTCCTGCGAAAACTCAGATGGGGCTTTTGCTGTTTTCTGTCTGGATTGGCCGTTTACAGCGGGAAGACACGCAACTTTCTGCAGCTCAGTGGTGGGCTCGGTGTGGGTTGCTTGCGTGCATGATCGTTTTTACCGTGCGGCTTATTTTTTCAGGTGTGTGCAATACGGCTGCCATGGAGAGTTTTCTCCATTATGTCAATCTGCCTTTTCATGAAGCCGGGCATGTGCTTTTTCGTCCCTTTGGGGCATTTTTGCGCACTTTGGGCGGTTCGCTTGGCCAGCTTCTTGTGCCGCTGGTGTGCATGCTGGTATTTGCCGTGAATCGAAAAGACCTGTTTTCCGCCTCGGTCTGCCTCTGGTGGTTCGGTGAAAATTTTCTTGATCTTGCGCCCTATATCGATGACGCGCGAGCCGGTGTTCTTCCCCTGTTGGGCGG
This is a stretch of genomic DNA from uncultured Desulfuromonas sp.. It encodes these proteins:
- a CDS encoding LamG-like jellyroll fold domain-containing protein; this encodes MNRFLMTHPSNISAPISFILRLLFCFAVALFLVTALTAELRADTLSKPLSVVIPTGMDGQLSSAPVSVVIPTGMDGQLTSQPVSVAIPAGLDGEIISHPVIVALQPANIGDSDQIGLWHMDGDWGDSSGSANHGLGRNGVAFSTVKKVGSQSGEFDGSDDFVFIESPNGLDQTTHFTLCAWVYAHEAKQGGLVNCSTESDGVWELWYEEDQSVRYRHNWSRTVDSEELKTNAGSVPLNTWVFVSLVYTDHEATLYVNGQVAASTSFENNPLSVTGSYLEFGCNHAGDNEFYNGQLDEIALYTRALTIEEITGIYNRVTLQSTPPEQPVVNAYPALVSSATLSLSGTKEADTSLWVKGIKKIDLNSETDWQLDVPLEPGPNLISFTARNQYGIESDPAIVTVIRDEQAPTLVSSLPADGAITNRADLVTFVLDDNYAEIDPTATTANATLVNGNGEAIAGAWSADGGTSIIFTPQALIADGHYIATIFPTDSLGNQSLINIGFTLDSIPPSAPTFDPVDTVGGGITLQGNKSADTVAVVFSATSGTVSTPIYPSEKRWQADADNLEQGETTFSVYALDNAGNMSETTLLTLQVDITPPAQPGIEPFTSPVATETITLSGNKEAPSRFFINGWEYSEFTSTANWIVELPLSEGENTFYLVAADDAGNLCEPLIVTVIRDNSAPVISNSVPAMDAVVGTLDDISVTLTDQYSAVDFSGSMATAVVKDETGSLIEGAWSHENETLHFIPANELEQGLYRVQLSAMDTFGNSGPVLFSFRLDRTASSVSGMTMTPPAPHRAETVTFQFNFNEKMDTSVHPVVSLSKLRVLFDSSYYIVGSATPIPTVGDDFSGDDGAQPQQQRWQVLNSENSRIQLQDGALRMTIDQSTGTEWPRLVGKWKLAGDFDIRIDYALTALGGVWGDGIGLQLNFDDGYFVRVARGIYSGDQFRGLIQKAGSILADNQMATADTSGILRITRNDTLLQCWYASSAEDDFIEICQGTVSDANATIELAGRCGQTDLPSSLDAVLDNFALESGTVVGLGSDGNTGYWIDNDTWQGTFTFTEETGDGNYEVIIAGAQDQAGNTMAEQTLETFTLDTLPPESPSIFDVASPTRQATQILHGSKPADTAIMINGVTRFPMGQLTTWEVNYPLTEGENTLAVTAVDAADNQSLPITSTITLDTTPPTFTIDSYQMQSANASQLLSGRKEPGCSVTLNDELIIGVDDLESTWSHEVTLNAGVVTRCVFVATDSIGNSTTRSVDLIYDEDAPSALASGVLQADGNGRGTEVYLSWPAYIETQDIAYYRVYYSTSEFTTLSGLTAIGTAEKGEKAFMVGGLTEGITYYFAVEPVDTSGNSEQAVFTTMAIPVDSAAPENVRALTATAQYDSVTGNSITLTWTASIDSRGDLAEQIVYMDGGSGYDAGIVLAKEQTSYTVSSLTDATHYKFKVSVRDGAGHESSGSIVEAVTRLDNPTGLTLVPGKNMINLTWQAVDSTAVAYYKIYRLQSSQTQTDVSTMVAIAAQSSTSYLDTALLNGVTYQYAVTVVNTSGAENTVCESLGASPREDTGGPVISLFNLVNGQIITTPMTLEIAAADAESALQMIELYIDGERVAANGMSPLNYFWNVVDASDGNHTVKVIASDSLGNLTEEIRSVIVSLSSPATPSITTHTIESTSPATLISLAGTAPLFSTVTLKVNGAVVGQTAATQNGTFNFNGIAMIEGRNLLTVKATHRGGDSPYSANYPVVVDTGAPPAPINLSAKAQAGGSIQLSWQNGAGEVPSGYNIYTASQSFASTSEAGVSRVNTNPVGYMFYQTIPSSDDGSFYAVSAVDAAGNESPLSVVVEAESDRTAPQVTALTFSQDGQTVNGSTATGPGTYLIQLTVSEPLIEKPFLSLEPQIGSPIVLSLTAKDEVTYTSSMQIDATSPNGPLTWKFSGKDLIGNRGTQQGAGPLLDVRGPIATIKEPLQIAQLGATVDVDVEFNENVTNTPLMQLTDSAGKAVSVTSIQPNGDSRHWQGRIDLSSLAEGEATFSLLDARDGFGNIGTTVAVGQSLILYEDLPPAPEVPQGLAAESLAGGHITLTWQGVTGAQHYRLYRQDSEGGDYLLLTDLTETTYTDLPSADGNYFYVVSALGLLDSESALSPSVSAISDRLPPASPVNLELSLDGSGVQATWNAAEGSEEAAHCRLYRSNEVITSIAGLTRVAEATGVEGVDASPTTAQRHYAVTALDEAGNESPPCASVEIEFPVSPVSQLVLTYIDGSSPQLTWNNADGGTDIVGYWIYRNGQKVFAAPTPGTIYTDSYYTGESVTYGISAIDQYNNESPIRQAILPQVSLSLSEETSLRRGLLETVSLAMSATEETTIKQLQLQVGSSPSSTLNGPFLLSPQTPVSVEKIVATALDAPETVAVVATAELQSDPGTTVRLTQTLSAPVSASGSALEIFNDPLVRGTSASVRLQFNNLGTARMDIITSRNNSGSDDVVVYLKDQDGNILAQGKLNQQTGNQVVNSGKYATARIEPGDTFLTEPITFKVPESAPYAVVLEAVIANTYYHYNLDDQVTAPGIKQRRDATINEVSYSASAHVEGTVYTPGETVLITGQAVSNTTGELMGNVSVNLGISVKGYDRHISVTTDPTGEFTYAYDPAGITGTFSIWASHPDIESRSIQDTFDVIGLALNQSKISLKITKGSYYDIPLKLYNLGQTTLTGVNIATTASSGLSASFLGGESDSRDLTGSETRSLKLRVGSSDTAPNTGTVTVVISTAQGLSVKCTVNVALATSTPVITTRPSYIDAGLVRGTQKIETFTIKNSGLGDLLNARLEGPSTPWMKLAVNAAIGSLAVGQQTDVGILLTPDGNVPPGIYNDRIVIRSDNHMAYTFNIQVTVTSDAVGNVQFDVLNELYEDVSGATITLQHQILPELYYTLKTAGDGTVSIFDIPEGRYSYMVNATGHKSYSNSLVVQPGLTITVPIALEVTLVEVEWSVTEITIEDRYEIKVEQTFETNVPTPVLVVDPAAVVVPKLDPGDVYNGEIRLTNHGLISATFESLDFPKTIGDDMDLEVLAVMPEELQAEQTIVIPYRITRREQ